One segment of Erigeron canadensis isolate Cc75 chromosome 2, C_canadensis_v1, whole genome shotgun sequence DNA contains the following:
- the LOC122589740 gene encoding uncharacterized protein LOC122589740, with the protein MGIISNSFPFILGTICGVYIAQNYNVPNLYKLSDHAVSMAKQIEQRYRKPKKPDDDF; encoded by the coding sequence ATGGGAATAATAAGCAATAGTTTTCCATTCATTTTAGGCACAATATGTGGTGTATATATTGCTCAGAATTACAACGTTCCAAATCTATATAAGCTTTCTGATCACGCTGTTTCCATGGCCAAACAAATCGAGCAACGATATCGTAAACCTAAAAAACCTGATGATGATTTTTAA
- the LOC122589361 gene encoding putative glycerol-3-phosphate transporter 1: MSSMSDPENAQKKINTKPIGIRLLECTKKSSLSFKTHQVIVLTITFLAYASYHATRKTTSIIKSSLDPQSPDNSFLKSSKALSWLLGGGWAPFNSGNGTALLGDLDLAFLFVYAIGMFFSGHIGDRMNLRIFLTIGMVGTGLFTSLFGVGYWANIHVFYYYLIVQMLAGLFQSTGWPSVVAVMGKWFGKGKRGLIMGIWNAHTSVGNIAGSLIASYFLKYGWGWSMVVPGGMIIFVGLLLFMFLPVDPESVGAERDEDKSSLPEKIGAEVTKPLLIPTMRSEKESPVGFLEAWKIPGVAPFAFCLFFAKLVAYTFLYWLPFYISHTAIDGEYLSDEAAGNLSTLFDVGGVVGGILAGHISDRLNARAITAASFMYCAIPALYFYRNYGHTSMTINIILMLVTGMFVNGPYALITTAVSADLGTHRSLKGNSRALATVTAIIDGTGSIGAAIGPLLTGYISTQSWSAVFTMLMAAAFVAGLFLTRLVVAEITTKWQDSRQGLTTNIRRSPTNEV, from the exons ATGAGTTCGATGTCAGACCCCGAAAACGCACAAAAGAAAATCAATACCAAACCTATCGGAATCCGATTATTAGAATGTACCAAGAAATCGAGCCTCTCGTTCAAAACTCATCAAGTAATAGTCCTAACCATTACCTTTTTAGCATACGCAAGCTATCATGCTACTCGAAAAACCACCAGCATCATAAAAAGTTCACTTGATCCTCAATCACCAGACAACTCGTTTTTAAAAAGTTCCAAAGCCCTTTCATGGTTACTAGGAGGCGGTTGGGCTCCCTTTAACAGTGGAAATGGGACTGCATTGCTTGGAGATCTTGACTTGGCATTCTTATTTGTATATGCAATCGGCATGTTTTTCTCGGGCCATATAGGAGACAGAATGAACCTAAGGATATTTTTAACAATAGGAATGGTTGGAACTGGTTTATTCACCTCATTATTTGGAGTTGGATACTGGGCAAACATTCATGTCTTTTACTATTACTTGATAGTCCAAATGCTTGCTGGGTTATTTCAATCAACGGGGTGGCCTTCCGTAGTTGCAGTCATGgggaaatggtttggaaaaggTAAAAGAGGGCTCATAATGGGTATCTGGAACGCTCACACATCCGTTGGGAATATTGCTGGTTCTTTGATTGCTTCTTATTTCTTGAAGTATGGTTGGGGTTGGTCTATGGTTGTTCCTGGTGGAAtgattatttttgttggtttgcTGCTCTTCATGTTTCTACCTGTTGATCCTGAATCAGTAGGAGCTGAAAGGGACGAAGATAAATCGAGTTTACCTGAAAAGATAGGGGCAGAAGTCACGAAACCTTTATTAATCCCAACGATGAGAAGTGAGAAAGAATCGCCAGTTGGGTTCTTGGAAGCATGGAAAATACCCGGGGTTGCCCCATTTGCATTTTGCCTCTTTTTCGCAAAGTTGGTTGCTTACACGTTTTTGTACTGGCTTCCATTTTACATCAGTCACACAG CCATAGATGGAGAATACTTATCGGACGAGGCCGCGGGTAATCTATCTACTTTGTTTGACGTAGGGGGTGTGGTGGGAGGAATCCTAGCAGGTCATATTTCCGACAGATTAAATGCTAGGGCCATTACAGCAGCAAGTTTCATGTATTGTGCTATTCCTGCACTATACTTCTATCGAAACTATGGACACACATCCATGACCATAAACATCATCCTCATGTTGGTCACCGGCATGTTTGTTAATGGGCCTTATGCTCTCATAACAACCGCCGTCTCAGCTGACCTTGGGACCCACCGGTCCCTGAAAGGTAACTCTCGAGCCCTTGCAACAGTCACGGCAATCATTGATGGAACTGGGTCCATTGGTGCTGCAATCGGACCATTGCTTACGGGATACATTTCAACCCAGAGCTGGAGCGCGGTTTTCACCATGCTTATGGCAGCAGCTTTTGTGGCAGGGTTGTTTCTTACCAGACTTGTGGTCGCGGAAATAACTACTAAATGGCAAGATTCGCGACAAGGTTTGACTACTAATATTCGCAGGTCTCCTACTAATGAAGTGTGA